In Pueribacillus theae, the DNA window TTGATACATCGCTGAAAGCTTTCCGGAACCATACGCCTAGCGTATGGTTTTCTTTTCACAAAAAAAATCACAGGCGATCTGCCTGTGATTTAGAGTAAAGGGAATAAGCCCTGCCATTATTGAATTAGGGTTAAATTATAGGAGCTGCCACAAATAAACGTTTATCGATACAAAACCATAGAAATATTATGCAAATAAAGAAAGAAAGGCAGAACAACCCACCTTTCTTCACATTACATATTTGTATCTAAAATGAAGATTATTAAAAAAGGCAGACTAATCCCGTTTACTCTGCATACACGAGCAGAGCCTTTGAACGTATTAAATTACTTGTTCAAAACTTGGGAACGTAGTCTGATAATAAACACTTCTTCAATAATCCTCCTTAAATTAAAAAGTATCAACATGCTCATTATAGATAGGTTGTTAATAAAAGTCAAAGTAGGCTTGATAATATAAGTGTCCTCTATCTTAGAAACGCATCCTTCAATGCATTGGCTGCCTGTTCAATTGCTTTCTTTCCTTGTTCCAATGCTTGGGGCATCCAGAAAAATCCGTGGATCATTCCATTATACCGCGTCATTTCTACTGCAACACCCGCCGCTTTTAGCCGTTCAGCATACGCCTCCCCTTCATCACGCAAAGGGTCATATTCTGCTGTAATCACTAATGCTGGAGGAAGTCCGCTAAGATCATTTGCTAGTAAAGGAGAAGCATATGGATTCTTTCCGTCTTGGCCGTCGCGCAAATAATGGTTCCAAAACCAGACCATGCTGTCTTTTGTTAAAAAATATCCTTCCGCATTTTTGTTATAGGATTCCGTATCAAAATTGTAGTGCGTGACTGGATAGATTAACATTTGATGAACAAAGGATGGTCCTCCTCTATCTCTTGCCATCAATGCTGTAACAGCTGCAAGGTTTCCGCCCGCACTATCTCCTCCAACCGCAATACGCTTCGGGTCTGCCTGAATCGTTGAAGCATTCTCAGCTACCCACTTTGCAGCGGCATAAGCATCTTCAGCAGCCGCAGGGAATTTATGCTCAGGCGCCAGTCGATAATCTACGGAGACAACGATGCAACCCGCTCGATTTACCAACAATCGGC includes these proteins:
- a CDS encoding alpha/beta hydrolase — protein: MALDPQAKFVLEQMEAAGAPPMHTLTPEEARKSTDMRALAGEPEEVGKVEDRTIPGPEGEIPVRIYTPQGQGPFPALVYYHGGGWVIGDLDIVDVTCRLLVNRAGCIVVSVDYRLAPEHKFPAAAEDAYAAAKWVAENASTIQADPKRIAVGGDSAGGNLAAVTALMARDRGGPSFVHQMLIYPVTHYNFDTESYNKNAEGYFLTKDSMVWFWNHYLRDGQDGKNPYASPLLANDLSGLPPALVITAEYDPLRDEGEAYAERLKAAGVAVEMTRYNGMIHGFFWMPQALEQGKKAIEQAANALKDAFLR